A part of Betaproteobacteria bacterium genomic DNA contains:
- a CDS encoding EVE domain-containing protein: MRYWLMKSEPDAYSIDDLARDKTTAWNGVRNYQARNFMRDQMQIGDQVFYYHSNCDQPGIVGIAEVSKLAYPDESQFDRKTDYYDPESTREDPRWLNVDIRFVKRIGPVSLPELRKHKELARMRILQRGNRLSVTPVDPAEWKYILRLAEKSGRNR; the protein is encoded by the coding sequence ATGCGCTACTGGCTGATGAAATCCGAGCCCGATGCCTACAGCATCGACGACCTCGCCCGTGACAAGACCACGGCCTGGAACGGCGTGCGTAACTACCAGGCGCGAAATTTCATGCGCGACCAGATGCAGATCGGCGATCAGGTCTTTTACTATCACTCCAATTGCGACCAACCGGGCATCGTTGGCATCGCCGAGGTCTCGAAGCTCGCGTATCCCGACGAAAGCCAGTTCGATCGCAAGACCGACTACTACGATCCGGAGTCGACGCGCGAAGACCCGCGCTGGCTCAATGTCGACATCCGCTTCGTGAAGAGAATCGGCCCGGTGAGCCTGCCGGAGCTGCGCAAGCACAAGGAGCTCGCCCGCATGCGCATCCTGCAGCGCGGCAATCGGCTGTCCGTGACGCCGGTCGATCCCGCCGAGTGGAAATACATTCTGCGCCTGGCCGAGAAGAGCGGCCGCAACCGTTAG
- a CDS encoding amidohydrolase family protein, giving the protein MATARTIDTHAHFFPPSYLDLIAKHGGRCGASVVRDDRGQIFIQVGLLLRTGPIVAAFHDLDARIAEMDREGVDVHVLSLTQPMVYWADDQLGLDLCIAFNDAISEGHRKQPERIYGFACLPMQNPRLALEELERAAKLPGIRGVYMATVVRDRDLSDRSFWPVYERCQALNLPIFLHPMMVNNERMKQYYLINLLGNPFETAIAASHLIYGGVMDAFPQLEVSLPHAGGALPILRGRLDQGWLIRPECKHLPRRPSEYLRRFTYDTISYDTGILADLVKLVGADRIMMGTDYCFDIAYTEPVQVVEQTPGLSETQRAQILGGNARRLLNIGNS; this is encoded by the coding sequence ATGGCGACTGCGCGAACGATCGACACGCATGCGCATTTCTTTCCACCGAGCTACCTCGACCTGATCGCCAAGCACGGCGGTCGCTGCGGCGCCAGCGTCGTGCGCGACGACCGGGGCCAGATCTTCATCCAGGTCGGGTTGCTGCTGCGCACCGGGCCGATCGTGGCCGCGTTCCACGATCTCGACGCCCGCATCGCCGAGATGGATCGCGAAGGCGTGGACGTGCACGTCCTGTCGCTGACGCAACCGATGGTCTACTGGGCTGACGATCAGCTTGGGCTCGACCTGTGCATTGCCTTCAACGACGCGATCAGCGAGGGTCATCGCAAGCAGCCGGAACGCATCTACGGTTTCGCCTGCCTGCCGATGCAGAATCCCCGGCTCGCCCTGGAAGAGCTCGAGCGGGCCGCGAAACTGCCCGGCATCCGCGGCGTCTACATGGCGACGGTGGTACGCGACCGGGATCTATCGGATCGAAGCTTCTGGCCGGTCTACGAGCGCTGCCAGGCGCTGAACCTTCCCATCTTCCTGCACCCGATGATGGTCAACAACGAGCGCATGAAGCAGTACTACCTCATCAACCTGCTCGGCAACCCGTTCGAGACCGCGATCGCCGCCTCGCACCTGATCTACGGCGGCGTCATGGACGCCTTTCCGCAACTGGAAGTGAGCCTGCCGCATGCCGGCGGCGCGCTGCCCATCCTGCGCGGGCGCCTCGACCAGGGTTGGCTGATCCGACCGGAATGCAAGCACCTGCCGCGGCGCCCGAGCGAATACCTGCGCCGCTTCACCTACGACACCATCAGCTACGACACCGGCATCCTGGCGGACCTGGTCAAGCTGGTCGGCGCCGACCGGATCATGATGGGCACGGACTACTGCTTCGATATCGCCTATACCGAGCCGGTGCAGGTGGTCGAGCAGACGCCGGGGCTGAGCGAGACGCAGCGCGCGCAGATTCTCGGTGGGAACGCGCGCCGGCTGCTGAACATCGGCAATTCCTGA
- a CDS encoding GNAT family N-acetyltransferase: MTLIVRDSIAGDIPAIREIYAWHVENGLASFEEVAPDVDEFTRRRADVLARGLPHLVAEDESGVLGYTYAAPYRSRSAYRFAVENSVYVRHGIARRGLGRALLAELIARCERLGLRQIVAVIGDSGNSASIGLHAALGFRMVGVLKDVGFKHGRWVDSVLMQCSIGGGDITVSAETTPSATLSRPAPP, encoded by the coding sequence ATGACCCTGATCGTGCGCGACTCGATCGCGGGAGACATCCCGGCAATCCGGGAGATCTATGCCTGGCACGTGGAGAACGGCCTCGCGTCGTTCGAGGAAGTGGCGCCCGACGTCGACGAGTTCACGCGCCGCCGGGCCGACGTGCTTGCCCGGGGGCTTCCCCATCTGGTCGCGGAAGACGAATCCGGCGTCCTCGGTTATACCTATGCAGCCCCCTATCGAAGCCGCTCGGCCTACCGCTTCGCGGTCGAGAACTCCGTGTACGTGCGCCACGGTATCGCGCGGCGAGGGCTGGGTCGGGCGCTGCTCGCCGAGCTGATCGCCCGCTGCGAGCGGCTGGGCCTGCGCCAGATCGTGGCCGTGATCGGCGACAGCGGCAACAGCGCGTCGATCGGATTGCACGCCGCACTTGGTTTCAGGATGGTTGGCGTGCTGAAGGACGTGGGCTTCAAGCACGGGCGCTGGGTGGACAGCGTGTTGATGCAGTGCTCGATCGGCGGCGGGGATATAACCGTGTCAGCCGAGACCACCCCGTCCGCGACGTTGTCGCGTCCCGCCCCTCCTTGA
- a CDS encoding CoA transferase, with product MAGPLSHIRVLDMTRVLAGPWTGQNMSDLGAEVIKIERPGKGDDSRAFAPPYIRDSAGQETHESAYFCCANRGKKSVTVDISKPEGAKLVRELAAKADVLLENYKFGDLARYGLGYEQLSQINPGLVYCSITGFGQTGPDREKPGYDFMIQGMGGIMSVTGEKGGGPQRVGIPIADIMTGMYSSIAVCAALAHRAQTGRGQHLDLALLDCQVAVLAYQAMNYLSTGVAPLPAGNIHPNIVPYQPFRTRDGDVIIACGNDNLFRKFCDVAGCQHLVQDPRFATNADRVRNRAAIEPLIEEVTRTRSTREWVAALEAAGVPCGPINTLKEVFEEPQVKARGMLQELPHAGAGKVPQVVSPMKFSGTPLEFAAAPPVLGQHTDEVLGSVLGRSSEEIAALRAAGAI from the coding sequence ATGGCAGGACCGCTATCCCATATCCGTGTATTGGACATGACGCGCGTGCTGGCCGGCCCCTGGACCGGGCAGAACATGAGCGATCTTGGCGCCGAAGTGATCAAGATCGAACGCCCGGGCAAGGGCGACGATTCGCGCGCCTTCGCGCCGCCGTACATCCGCGATTCCGCCGGCCAGGAGACCCACGAGTCGGCCTATTTCTGCTGCGCCAACCGCGGCAAGAAGTCGGTCACCGTGGACATTTCCAAGCCCGAGGGCGCGAAGCTCGTGCGCGAGCTGGCGGCCAAGGCCGACGTGCTGCTGGAGAACTACAAGTTCGGCGACCTCGCCCGCTACGGGCTGGGTTACGAGCAGCTCAGCCAGATCAATCCCGGGCTCGTCTACTGCTCGATCACCGGCTTCGGTCAGACCGGCCCCGACCGGGAGAAGCCCGGCTACGACTTCATGATCCAGGGCATGGGCGGCATCATGAGCGTGACCGGGGAGAAGGGCGGGGGCCCGCAGCGCGTCGGCATCCCGATCGCCGACATCATGACGGGGATGTACTCCAGCATCGCGGTGTGCGCCGCGCTCGCGCATCGCGCGCAGACCGGACGCGGCCAGCACCTGGACCTCGCGCTTCTCGACTGCCAGGTCGCGGTGCTCGCCTACCAGGCGATGAACTATCTTTCCACGGGTGTCGCGCCGCTGCCTGCCGGCAATATTCACCCGAACATCGTCCCGTATCAGCCTTTCCGCACGCGCGACGGTGACGTCATCATCGCCTGCGGCAACGACAACCTGTTCCGCAAGTTCTGCGACGTGGCCGGCTGCCAGCACCTGGTGCAGGATCCGCGCTTCGCGACCAATGCCGACCGCGTGCGCAACCGCGCCGCCATCGAGCCGCTGATCGAGGAGGTCACCCGGACGCGGAGCACGCGCGAGTGGGTAGCCGCGCTCGAAGCCGCGGGCGTCCCGTGCGGTCCGATCAACACCTTGAAGGAAGTGTTCGAGGAGCCGCAGGTGAAGGCGCGCGGCATGCTGCAGGAGCTGCCTCACGCCGGCGCCGGCAAGGTGCCCCAGGTGGTGAGCCCGATGAAGTTCTCCGGCACGCCGCTCGAGTTCGCGGCCGCGCCCCCGGTGCTGGGCCAGCACACCGACGAGGTGCTGGGCAGTGTGCTCGGTCGATCGAGCGAGGAGATTGCGGCCTTGCGTGCCGCCGGCGCGATCTAG
- a CDS encoding response regulator has product MVVDDNPVVADRLVGLLSEDTRVTVCDRVESGLLAFARIAADRPDAVLMDLEMPGIGGLAAIRRIKALVGPPAIIVVTLHDTEEMRRESAAAGADAFVPKSRVARDLLPTLNALFPQQPSHGEAAA; this is encoded by the coding sequence ATGGTGGTCGACGACAACCCTGTGGTCGCCGATCGTCTGGTCGGTCTGCTGAGCGAGGACACCCGCGTGACGGTGTGCGACCGGGTCGAATCGGGGTTGCTCGCTTTCGCCCGCATCGCAGCCGATCGCCCCGACGCCGTGCTGATGGATCTCGAGATGCCTGGAATCGGCGGGCTCGCCGCCATTCGCCGCATCAAGGCGCTGGTGGGGCCGCCCGCCATCATCGTGGTCACCTTGCACGACACCGAGGAGATGCGTCGCGAATCCGCCGCCGCGGGCGCGGACGCATTCGTGCCCAAGAGTCGGGTGGCGCGAGACCTGCTGCCTACGCTGAACGCGCTGTTCCCGCAGCAGCCATCGCACGGCGAGGCCGCCGCCTGA